Proteins from a single region of Syngnathus scovelli strain Florida chromosome 7, RoL_Ssco_1.2, whole genome shotgun sequence:
- the LOC125972452 gene encoding transcription factor 7-like 1-B isoform X1 produces the protein MNTHRQEKQPQPSVNIIKMEMSGFTSKGLPPNPAQPAGSRYSTNHQQVASQSRGFNGFIPIQNCYMQASSMMATARMQFVPMSHQNVQPHPQNTETLAQVFDQTNFVPEVMLPNGMNMRPVGLLNGELLYKVTAPNYAAPLPPTIPRIKKINKKTDQTYVKKPPNAFMLFMKEHRQAVRHHSHLRNSADINKILGRMWHLLPQEEKAKYYELADKVKRLHSQQHPDWSWRHNYGKKEECDHMEPDANSVQAALVPEVEEGSGQAETDFEDDPDSLSLSSTTVELSLEEHISQIYLKQPPSLNQMISHAPSRSPKHSSSRFLPDC, from the exons ATGAATACACACAGACAAGAAAAACAACCTCAACCTTCAGTGAACATAATC AAAATGGAAATGTCAGGTTTCACATCCAAAGGTCTACCTCCAAATCCTGCTCAGCCTGCTGGGTCAAGGTACAGCACCAATCATCAGCAGGTTGCCAGCCAGAGCAGGGGGTTCAATGGGTTCATTCCTATACAAAACTGTTACATGCAAGCGAGTTCAATGATGGCGACGGCCAGAATGCAGTTTGTACCAATGAGTCATCAGAATGTGCAACCTCATCCCCAGAACACAGAGACACTTGCTCAAGTGTTTGATCAG ACAAACTTCGTACCAGAGGTGATGCTACCTAATGGCATGAACATGCGTCCTGTTGGATTATT GAATGGAGAGCTGTTGTATAAAGTTACAGCTCCAAACTATGCTGCTCCTCTCCCACCCACCATTCCGAGGATtaa GAagataaacaaaaaaacagatcaGACGTATGTCAAGAAGCCCccaaatgcatttatgttgTTCATGAAGGAACATCGACAAGCTGTTAGGCACCATTCTCACCTAAGAAACAGTGCAGATATAAACAAGATCCTCGGAAGAATG TGGCATTTGCTACCTCAGGAAGAAAAAGCTAAATATTACGAGCTGGCTGACAAAGTGAAGCGACTTCATTCACAGCAGCATCCAGACTGGTCCTGGAGGCACAACTAT ggaAAAAAGGAGGAGTGTGATCATATGGAGCCAGATGCCAACAGTGTGCAGG CAGCCCTGGTGCCAGAAGTCGAGGAAGGAAGTGGACAAGCCGAGACAGATTTTGAGGATGACCCTGACTCCTTGTCGCTGAGTTCAACAACAGTTGAACTTTCcttggaagagcacatttcccaAATATACCTTAAACAGCCACCCAGCTTGAATCAGATGATTAGCCACGCTCCGTCTCGATCGCCCAAGCATTCATCGTCAAGGTTCCTTCCGGACTGTTGA
- the LOC125972452 gene encoding transcription factor 7-like 1-B isoform X2, with translation MNTHRQEKQPQPSVNIIKMEMSGFTSKGLPPNPAQPAGSRYSTNHQQVASQSRGFNGFIPIQNCYMQASSMMATARMQFVPMSHQNVQPHPQNTETLAQVFDQTNFVPEVMLPNGMNMRPVGLLNGELLYKVTAPNYAAPLPPTIPRIKKINKKTDQTYVKKPPNAFMLFMKEHRQAVRHHSHLRNSADINKILGRMWHLLPQEEKAKYYELADKVKRLHSQQHPDWSWRHNYGKKEECDHMEPDANSVQALVPEVEEGSGQAETDFEDDPDSLSLSSTTVELSLEEHISQIYLKQPPSLNQMISHAPSRSPKHSSSRFLPDC, from the exons ATGAATACACACAGACAAGAAAAACAACCTCAACCTTCAGTGAACATAATC AAAATGGAAATGTCAGGTTTCACATCCAAAGGTCTACCTCCAAATCCTGCTCAGCCTGCTGGGTCAAGGTACAGCACCAATCATCAGCAGGTTGCCAGCCAGAGCAGGGGGTTCAATGGGTTCATTCCTATACAAAACTGTTACATGCAAGCGAGTTCAATGATGGCGACGGCCAGAATGCAGTTTGTACCAATGAGTCATCAGAATGTGCAACCTCATCCCCAGAACACAGAGACACTTGCTCAAGTGTTTGATCAG ACAAACTTCGTACCAGAGGTGATGCTACCTAATGGCATGAACATGCGTCCTGTTGGATTATT GAATGGAGAGCTGTTGTATAAAGTTACAGCTCCAAACTATGCTGCTCCTCTCCCACCCACCATTCCGAGGATtaa GAagataaacaaaaaaacagatcaGACGTATGTCAAGAAGCCCccaaatgcatttatgttgTTCATGAAGGAACATCGACAAGCTGTTAGGCACCATTCTCACCTAAGAAACAGTGCAGATATAAACAAGATCCTCGGAAGAATG TGGCATTTGCTACCTCAGGAAGAAAAAGCTAAATATTACGAGCTGGCTGACAAAGTGAAGCGACTTCATTCACAGCAGCATCCAGACTGGTCCTGGAGGCACAACTAT ggaAAAAAGGAGGAGTGTGATCATATGGAGCCAGATGCCAACAGTGTGCAGG CCCTGGTGCCAGAAGTCGAGGAAGGAAGTGGACAAGCCGAGACAGATTTTGAGGATGACCCTGACTCCTTGTCGCTGAGTTCAACAACAGTTGAACTTTCcttggaagagcacatttcccaAATATACCTTAAACAGCCACCCAGCTTGAATCAGATGATTAGCCACGCTCCGTCTCGATCGCCCAAGCATTCATCGTCAAGGTTCCTTCCGGACTGTTGA
- the LOC125972453 gene encoding transcription factor 7-like 1-B isoform X2, which yields MSGFTSNRLPPNNALPSRTATQVYNTNPRPIGPSRGFNSFIPIQNSYVPLQNSFLQPNPLMAPPSMHFVPMSHQNIQPLPQNIETRPHIPGQTNFVPEVKLPNGMKMCPVGLLNGELLYKVTTANFTAPPPPTVTKPKKKPKKVDDQYTEQTYVKKPLNAFMLFSKEHRQAVKDRSASTNIAVINETLGKMWHLLPEEEKAKFYELAEKEKRLHSQQHPDWSCRHNYGKKRYNKRIRDLTTGSVQGRTRSGRQ from the exons ATGTCAGGCTTTACCTCCAACCGTTTACCTCCAAACAACGCTCTACCATCTCGAACTGCGACCCAAGTTTACAACACAAACCCTCGGCCAATAGGCCCGAGCAGAGGTTTTAATAGCTTTATTCCCATCCAAAATAGTTATGTACCTCTACAGAACAGTTTTCTGCAGCCAAATCCATTAATGGCTCCGCCAAGCATGCATTTTGTGCCAATGAGCCATCAGAATATTCAACCTCTTCCACAGAACATTGAGACTCGTCCACACATTCCTGGACAG ACGAATTTTGTACCAGAGGTTAAGTTGCCTAATGGCATGAAAATGTGTCCGGTTGGATTACT GAATGGAGAGTTGTTGTACAAAGTCACAACTGCGAACTTTACTGCTCCTCCGCCGCCCACCGTCACCAAGCCAAA GAAGAAACCAAAAAAAGTAGACGACCAATACACAGAGCAAACGTACGTCAAAAAGCCACTAAATGCCTTCATGTTGTTCTCAAAAGAACATCGGCAAGCGGTGAAGGACAGGTCTGCCTCAACCAATATTGCTGTTATAAATGAAACCTTAGGAAAGATG TGGCATTTGCTACCAGAGGAGGAAAAAGCCAAATTCTATGAGCTGGCTGAAAAAGAGAAGCGACTGCACTCTCAACAGCATCCAGACTGGTCCTGTCGTCACAACTAC GGCAAAAAAAGGTACAATAAAAGAATTCGGGACTTAACCACTGGCAGTGTGCAGG GAAGAACCAGGAGCGGTAGACAGTGA
- the LOC125972453 gene encoding transcription factor 7-like 1-B isoform X1 translates to MSGFTSNRLPPNNALPSRTATQVYNTNPRPIGPSRGFNSFIPIQNSYVPLQNSFLQPNPLMAPPSMHFVPMSHQNIQPLPQNIETRPHIPGQTNFVPEVKLPNGMKMCPVGLLNGELLYKVTTANFTAPPPPTVTKPKKKPKKVDDQYTEQTYVKKPLNAFMLFSKEHRQAVKDRSASTNIAVINETLGKMWHLLPEEEKAKFYELAEKEKRLHSQQHPDWSCRHNYGKKRYNKRIRDLTTGSVQATLTSELQEEPGAVDSEDEDSPASLSVDSTTEQFSSEQKTPP, encoded by the exons ATGTCAGGCTTTACCTCCAACCGTTTACCTCCAAACAACGCTCTACCATCTCGAACTGCGACCCAAGTTTACAACACAAACCCTCGGCCAATAGGCCCGAGCAGAGGTTTTAATAGCTTTATTCCCATCCAAAATAGTTATGTACCTCTACAGAACAGTTTTCTGCAGCCAAATCCATTAATGGCTCCGCCAAGCATGCATTTTGTGCCAATGAGCCATCAGAATATTCAACCTCTTCCACAGAACATTGAGACTCGTCCACACATTCCTGGACAG ACGAATTTTGTACCAGAGGTTAAGTTGCCTAATGGCATGAAAATGTGTCCGGTTGGATTACT GAATGGAGAGTTGTTGTACAAAGTCACAACTGCGAACTTTACTGCTCCTCCGCCGCCCACCGTCACCAAGCCAAA GAAGAAACCAAAAAAAGTAGACGACCAATACACAGAGCAAACGTACGTCAAAAAGCCACTAAATGCCTTCATGTTGTTCTCAAAAGAACATCGGCAAGCGGTGAAGGACAGGTCTGCCTCAACCAATATTGCTGTTATAAATGAAACCTTAGGAAAGATG TGGCATTTGCTACCAGAGGAGGAAAAAGCCAAATTCTATGAGCTGGCTGAAAAAGAGAAGCGACTGCACTCTCAACAGCATCCAGACTGGTCCTGTCGTCACAACTAC GGCAAAAAAAGGTACAATAAAAGAATTCGGGACTTAACCACTGGCAGTGTGCAGG CAACATTGACATCTGAACTTCAGGAAGAACCAGGAGCGGTAGACAGTGAGGATGAAGACAGCCCTGCTTCCTTGTCAGTGGATTCAACAACTGAACAGTTCTCTTCGGAACAAAAAACTCCACCGTAA